A region of the Deinococcus psychrotolerans genome:
AGCCGGGGCCGCGCTGCCAGCACCGGCACCGCCAGTGTGAAAGGCAACTGCACCACGTTGGCAAAGGCCAGCATGAGCCCCGCCTGCGCCGCCGTGAAGCCCTCGTCTTGCAGCACTTTGGGCAGCCAAGTCAGCCAAGTAAAAAACACCAGCGACTGAAAGCCCATGTACAGCGTCACCGGCAGCGCGTAGGGATTTTTCCACACTGACGGCCCCCCTTTGACTGCTGTTCGGGCGTGTGTCTGCCGCCCGAAGACGGCGGGCAGCCAAGCCAGCACGCCAGCCGCCGCCAGCAAGATCCACACGCCCACCGACGAGCGCCACGCGCCGCCCAGCGCAGTCATCAGCGGCACCGCCACCCCCGAGGCCAGCGCCGCGCCGCCCACCACCGCCAGCGTGTACAACCCGGTCATCGGCCCGACGCGGGTCGGGTAATCGCGCCGGATCAAACTGGGCAGCAGCACGTTGTTCAGGGCGATGCCCGCGCCGACCAGCACCGTGCCCATCAAAATGACCGGCAGCGTCGCGCCGATCCTCAGCACGCTGCCCAACCCGATCAGCGCGGTGGCCAGCAAGATGATGGTTTCGTTGCTGTAGCGGCGGCTCAGCAGCGGCGCGAGGGGGGCCAGGATGCCCCAGCACAGCAGCGGCAAGGTGGTCAGCAAACTGAGTGTGGCCGCGCTGACGTTGAGCTCTGCTTGGATCTGAGACAGCAGCGGCCCGAACCCGGCGATGGGCGGGCGCAGGTTGAGCGCCACCAGAATCAGCCCCACGATCAGCAGGGGCGCGGCGGCGGGCTTGCGGCGTTGTGGAATTTGCGGCGTTGTTCTTGCCGCCTCTGGGGGCTCGGGGTCGGCTTGGTGAAAACGGCTCATCTGCACAGGTTAGCGTGCCGAGTCCTGCTTCCCGACTTCAGTTCAGGATTCAGCCACCAGAGCACGCCCAAGTAAACTCTTGAGCCGCACTCATCTGCACTGGCGCGTTAGGAGAGAATCCATTTCTCTCCCTGCCCCCCGAGAGCAGCAGTGAACTGAGTCGGTCGGGCTGAGCGCTGGAAGCGGTAGACTCGGCAGGCAAATTCAATTGTGGAGTAGACAAGGCGTCTAAGTTCGCCTTAAGCTGTAGCTCATTAAAGCCATCTTCGGCTGATCTGAGGATGCTCCTTTATGGCTGGGGAGCGCCCGCACAGTCGGCGGCACTCCAAGTTCGAGATTCAAAGATTCGAGATCTAGGATTTTCCGGAGGATTTCAAATGAAGCGAACGAAGACCGCACGCGGCGGGTTGCTGCTGATTTCTCTACTGCTGGCAGCGAGCGCTCAGGCTCAGGACACGATCAACGTCGGAGCCAACATCGGCAACGTGCCGTGGGAATTTCAAGACGCCAGCGGAGCCAACGTCGGCTTTGAAATCGAGCTGGTCAGCGAGATCGCCAAAAATCTGGGCAAAAAGGTCAACGTCGTCAACACGCCGTTCAACGGCCTGTTCGCCGCCGTGCAGTCGGGGCGCATCGACGCCGCCATTTCCAGCATCACCATCACCAAAAAGCGTTTGGAAACCGTGTCGTTCGCGCAGCCCTACTATGACTCCGACCAGTCCCTCACGGTGGCGAGTGGCAGCACCCTCGGCAAAATCAATACCTTCAAAGGCAAAACCGTCGGCGTGGACACCGGTTCGACCGGCGCGGTGTGGGCCTCTGCTCATCAGGCCCAGTACGGTTACACCATCCGTGAGTACACCGGCCTGAATCCGGCCATGCTCGACCTTAAGGCCGGGCGCATCGACGGCTACATCTCCGATATTCCGGC
Encoded here:
- a CDS encoding CynX/NimT family MFS transporter; this encodes MSRFHQADPEPPEAARTTPQIPQRRKPAAAPLLIVGLILVALNLRPPIAGFGPLLSQIQAELNVSAATLSLLTTLPLLCWGILAPLAPLLSRRYSNETIILLATALIGLGSVLRIGATLPVILMGTVLVGAGIALNNVLLPSLIRRDYPTRVGPMTGLYTLAVVGGAALASGVAVPLMTALGGAWRSSVGVWILLAAAGVLAWLPAVFGRQTHARTAVKGGPSVWKNPYALPVTLYMGFQSLVFFTWLTWLPKVLQDEGFTAAQAGLMLAFANVVQLPFTLAVPVLAARPRLLVPLAVVTALISAAGVMGLLLAPLTPLPWLLLLGIGAGSTFPLALMFIAVRADNLAQVPQLSATAQGFGYALAATGPFLFGALHDRAGNWHAPLLFLLAMTGLVLITGVAAGRTRSRPTI
- a CDS encoding transporter substrate-binding domain-containing protein, which produces MKRTKTARGGLLLISLLLAASAQAQDTINVGANIGNVPWEFQDASGANVGFEIELVSEIAKNLGKKVNVVNTPFNGLFAAVQSGRIDAAISSITITKKRLETVSFAQPYYDSDQSLTVASGSTLGKINTFKGKTVGVDTGSTGAVWASAHQAQYGYTIREYTGLNPAMLDLKAGRIDGYISDIPALLYYAKITGGVKVVERLKTGEQYSVMFAKDNPLAAQFNTQLDAMKKSGYLAKLHQKWFGVLPEKGTSTATLLPMPK